A window of Pecten maximus chromosome 12, xPecMax1.1, whole genome shotgun sequence genomic DNA:
taGAGACGGATGCATCTATCTAGCGAAAGGAGACCTGTTGTAGACATGTGTATATGCATACGTCAATTGTAAGAGACAGTACTACTTCTGTTTGTGGATTGTCTTTGATCTCGTAATTATTAGgttcaaataaaagaaaacagtTAATATACGACACATTTGGATCATTTTAATCCCATACGTTTAAATACCTGCTTCGTTTCACTCTGACACAGGCTATCATTGTCATGGTGGAGATCAGTAACAGCGCTATGATGACTATCATACTCCAAAATACGTAGTCAAACAGGGTACCTGTGCCACTGTCGTCGTCCTTCGGGTCTGCATATGGAAAAGTTGAAGGTCAGCTAGATCATTCACCACATTTTTTTCGCTTaataattttcaaagttttaaccCATTGATAAATTATTCTTTGTCGTACCTGTTATATTCTGATCGCAATGTGTCCCATCATACCCCGCGTGACATCGGCAGCTTCCGTTCTGAAGACAGTCTCCGTAGATACAGTTGATAGCATTGCAGTTTGGGATCAACTGTTCACAAAGTCTACCTGTATACCCATCCAGACAGCTGCAGAATGGAACGTCAAAGTCCTTAGTAGTGCAGTTGCCATGGATACAATGAATAGTATCACAATATTTCTCAATATATTGACAATGGTTCCCTGTGAAACCTACGTCACAGTTACATAGCGGAAAACCATATTCATCGATGGAACAATTCCCATGGAAACAAGTAAATATGTCACACGATGATATTTTGGTTTCACAATACTTTCCCGTAAATTTCATGTGACATTCACAATGAGGGATTAGATATTTATCTAACTCGCAGTTACCGTGTAAACAAGGAAAATTGTCGCACGCTATACCTGAAATATTACAACCGTCACCATGGCTACCACTATCGCAAAGACATAAAGGTATACCATTGGCTGTGTTCATGTAGCAATTTCTGCAGTTAAGTGCATCACACATACTGACGTCACAATGTTGACCTGTAAATCCAACTTCACAAGAACAATATGGCGATACTTCCGGTTCCGGGCAGTAACCGTGCACACaatttgttatattacatcTATATATTGCTGCATTTGCTGAAGTAGAAGATGGAGTTAGTGTTACGCTTTCTGAAGGTCTCGGACTTGTACCTAATAGATCATTCTTACTCGTTATGTGTACGCAAACCATCGTATCAACATTAGAAATGTCGCACAGTCTAGAGTAATCTAGACAGGCGAGAAATTTTATTTGGACAATTAAACTCTTCGTAAAATTTTGAAGTAGGCTGTCCTCAGCTCTGTTCATTTTGTACAATACATCAACAACAGGTGTCGGGATATATCTTTCCTGTGATCGTGATGTATCCACTAAAAGTGTGTCCATCCTATTGATGAGTATTGGCAAACATGACAGCACGTTTCCACTTGGTGTGCTTGATAAGTGCACTAGCGAATCAACTGCTATTGCAGAATTGCTGCAATCGGTCCCATCACATGCGAGGTTAAAGAACAGGATGTCCGAAATtgaatgtatatcaattaatgCTATAGCTACTTTACATTGGGAAAGTGTTTGAATTCCTGTATTAGTATTACAAGCAACTGACATTTTTATCAACGAATCCTTATTGATTTTAATgctttttattgaaatattagaATAAGAGTTTTTGATAGAGTGGAAATAGTTTATGAAACTAAACTCGCATTTAGTTCTTAGCCTGATTTCACAGGTAGACACATCACAGAACTGGGTTGTAAGATCGTCCGGGTCGAGAATCGAGTTATATACTTCCTCAAAGTTTTCGCATCGTTTTCCTGTCCGCGTCAACGGACATTCACAAAGGAAGTCATTCCCAATGATTACGCATGCGCCACAATCACAGGGATCACCGTCACACGGGTGAATGATTTCAACGTCACAACGCCTCCCTGTGTACCCGTCGTCACAGTTACATTTCACACCGTTCACATAGTCTGTACATGTGCCATGACGACACGAAGATGCGTCATCACATTCGTTCACTTCCTGCGAGCAATTTTTACCTATGAACCCTGGGAAACATTGACAACTTTGTGTACTTCCTGTGTAAATGCAAAGTCCGAACTGACATTGAGGACAGACGCAGCGGTAATCACCTGGAACGTTGTAGCACTCGGACCCCGGACAGACGTTTGTCATACACTCGTTGACGTCACTCTCACAATGATATCCTGTATAACCGCTTTCACACAGACATAAATATGATCCATTTCCGGTTACACACTGGCCATTTACACACGGGTTATCTACACATAGGTCCATCAAACTCCCACAGGTGGCGCCTGTGTACTGAACAGAACAAATACAAAAAGAGACGTTGGAAATCTCCTGGCACACGCCTCCATTCTGACACGGATCGCCATGGCAACGTGAATTGCTCTCATTTAATGAGAGATCTGATGTATTGCCCGTCGAAAAAGTTTCTTCTGGCTCTGaggaaaaataaacaacaatgttAAGAATGTTGAATATAAAATCAGATTTTGTCTATTGCATATGCTGCTTGATGTAATTAGACTATACAAGAGTGACTGAGCATTGCTTTGAAATGGGATGCAACATTTGACCACTTAAATAAAGTTGTcaaacaaattaaactgattCTGAAGATACGGAATAAATAGTCTTTATTTTGATAGCAGTCTATGTTCGTCCataatatatactaacacaTTTTACTGTAATACTGATTTTAAAACAAGAAGAATCAAGATGATTTGGAATGATAACTGTGTATGAAAAGGGCAGATAGCTGGCATAAATGTGTTGTAGTTATCATTATAATCCTATCAACAATGAGGCGTGGATGTGAAGTATTTCAATGTAGCTATGATTTATACTGGATTTTAATCGTATCTTTCTCCTATTTGTTTCAAACATTTATCGGAATGAGATGATTACCAAACATGAACGTAGCTTGATATTGTATCGACGATGTTTTCGTTTTTGTCACTATTTGAAGGTATGCTCGGTTGGAGATGACATATATTTCAGGAAACTTTTGTTTACATATTCGGCCAATAAGTTGAAGTTCCGAAATGTTGTCCCCAGAGTAGATTCGGATCCCCTCTTCAGTATTGGAACATACATCAATGTCTAATTTAACCCACGTGATATTTAGTTGGGCTTTGTAGCCTGGTGGTATCCATATTGACGTGGCGCATGCGCTCTCTGATAAGGAACTGTACGGGTAGTTTGGAAGAGCTACAATCCTACCTGTGTAGTTGTATGGTATGGATACATTACAAGGCCATTCTGCaaagaataaaaaatatcttaaaagatCACGCCATTGAAAGTTAAATTCCAATATAAAGTCGATTTTATTTCAGATTAAAATCTGGTAAAATGTAAGCAtatcattgaaaaataaaaccaacTTCGA
This region includes:
- the LOC117339723 gene encoding protein crumbs-like, which encodes MFEPEETFSTGNTSDLSLNESNSRCHGDPCQNGGVCQEISNVSFCICSVQYTGATCGSLMDLCVDNPCVNGQCVTGNGSYLCLCESGYTGYHCESDVNECMTNVCPGSECYNVPGDYRCVCPQCQFGLCIYTGSTQSCQCFPGFIGKNCSQEVNECDDASSCRHGTCTDYVNGVKCNCDDGYTGRRCDVEIIHPCDGDPCDCGACVIIGNDFLCECPLTRTGKRCENFEEVYNSILDPDDLTTQFCDVSTCEIRLRTKCEFSFINYFHSIKNSYSNISIKSIKINKDSLIKMSVACNTNTGIQTLSQCKVAIALIDIHSISDILFFNLACDGTDCSNSAIAVDSLVHLSSTPSGNVLSCLPILINRMDTLLVDTSRSQERYIPTPVVDVLYKMNRAEDSLLQNFTKSLIVQIKFLACLDYSRLCDISNVDTMVCVHITSKNDLLGTSPRPSESVTLTPSSTSANAAIYRCNITNCVHGYCPEPEVSPYCSCEVGFTGQHCDVSMCDALNCRNCYMNTANGIPLCLCDSGSHGDGCNISGIACDNFPCLHGNCELDKYLIPHCECHMKFTGKYCETKISSCDIFTCFHGNCSIDEYGFPLCNCDVGFTGNHCQYIEKYCDTIHCIHGNCTTKDFDVPFCSCLDGYTGRLCEQLIPNCNAINCIYGDCLQNGSCRCHAGYDGTHCDQNITDPKDDDSGTGTLFDYVFWSMIVIIALLLISTMTMIACVRVKRSRGEFLFHDLRRNDNGEEVRPRLINSRDIHEDLRRGFYLSPTIDLGSECQMSLSTPSIRTFHLDVLETDNGVDSDRTGSSDGYRRYSVPDDGHLSMHDLSEGRSSQQHYDIPPPTANQFGRWATDIHTVLRYADLQVEDDIFSILNTDALR